One Pantoea eucalypti genomic region harbors:
- a CDS encoding FNR family transcription factor, translated as MIPEKRSIRRIQSGGCAIHCQDCSISQLCIPFTLNEHELDQLDNIIERKKPIQKGQTLFKAGDELRSLYAIRSGSIKSYTITEQGDEQITGFHLAGDLVGFDAILNASHPSFAQALETAMVCEIPFETLDDLSGKMPALRQQMMRLMSGEIKGDQDMILLLSKKNAEERLAAFIWNLSRRFGQRGFSQREFRLTMTRGDIGNYLGLTVETISRLLGRFQKSGMLAVKGKYITIENHALLEELAGQSHQAA; from the coding sequence ATGATCCCTGAAAAACGCAGCATACGTCGTATTCAGTCGGGCGGTTGTGCCATTCACTGCCAGGATTGCAGCATCAGTCAGCTCTGCATCCCCTTCACGTTAAATGAACATGAGCTGGATCAGCTCGACAATATCATTGAGCGTAAAAAACCGATTCAGAAAGGGCAAACCCTTTTTAAAGCGGGAGACGAACTCAGGTCTCTGTATGCCATTCGTTCCGGCAGTATTAAAAGCTATACCATTACCGAACAGGGTGATGAGCAAATTACCGGTTTCCATCTGGCGGGTGATTTAGTTGGCTTTGATGCCATTTTAAATGCCAGCCATCCCAGCTTTGCGCAGGCGCTGGAAACGGCCATGGTGTGTGAAATTCCTTTTGAAACGCTGGATGACCTGTCAGGTAAAATGCCGGCACTGCGTCAGCAGATGATGCGTTTAATGAGCGGTGAGATTAAAGGCGACCAGGATATGATTCTGCTGTTGTCGAAGAAAAATGCTGAGGAGCGACTGGCGGCGTTTATCTGGAACCTCTCACGCCGTTTCGGCCAGCGCGGCTTTTCACAGCGTGAATTTCGCCTCACCATGACGCGCGGTGACATTGGTAATTACCTGGGCCTGACGGTTGAAACCATCAGTCGCCTGCTGGGCCGTTTTCAGAAGTCCGGTATGCTGGCGGTGAAAGGCAAATACATCACGATTGAAAACCACGCCCTGCTGGAAGAGTTAGCGGGCCAGAGTCACCAGGCCGCCTGA
- a CDS encoding LysR substrate-binding domain-containing protein → MEKNILFNQRIRLRHLHTFVAVAQQGTLGRAAETLSLSQPALSKTLNELEELTGVRLFERGRLGAQLTTMGEQFLTHAVRVLDALNHAGQSFNEQPGDAPVIIRLGALTTAAMGMLPRILDRFHQLQPNTTIQVATLHNNVLLAGLRGGEFDIGIGRMADSDMMTGLTYELLFLESLKLVVRPEHPLLSDNVTLSRAMQWPVVISPEGTAPRRIAQQMLDEQGCTLPPHCIETSSTSLARQLALRYDYIWFVPSGAIKEDLSHNAVCALPINSSGPGEPVGIITRTGAELSLSAEVLMSTIRKFHS, encoded by the coding sequence ATGGAAAAAAATATCCTTTTCAATCAGCGCATTCGCTTGCGCCACTTACACACCTTTGTTGCGGTTGCGCAGCAAGGTACGCTGGGCCGGGCGGCTGAGACGCTTAGCCTGAGTCAGCCTGCCCTGTCTAAAACCCTGAATGAGCTGGAGGAACTGACCGGCGTTCGTCTGTTTGAACGTGGCCGTCTGGGCGCGCAACTGACCACCATGGGGGAACAATTTCTGACGCATGCCGTGCGTGTGCTCGACGCGCTCAATCATGCCGGTCAAAGTTTTAATGAGCAGCCAGGCGATGCGCCGGTGATTATCCGGCTGGGTGCGCTGACCACCGCCGCAATGGGGATGCTGCCACGCATTCTTGATCGTTTTCATCAGTTACAACCCAATACCACTATCCAGGTGGCAACGCTGCACAACAATGTGCTGCTGGCGGGATTACGCGGCGGTGAGTTTGATATCGGCATTGGACGGATGGCGGACAGCGACATGATGACCGGTCTGACCTATGAGCTGCTTTTTCTGGAGTCGCTTAAGCTGGTGGTAAGGCCGGAACACCCGCTTTTAAGTGACAACGTCACGCTGTCACGGGCAATGCAGTGGCCGGTGGTGATTTCGCCCGAAGGCACTGCACCGCGCCGGATTGCACAACAGATGCTGGATGAGCAGGGATGTACGTTGCCACCTCACTGCATCGAGACCTCATCGACCTCACTGGCACGCCAGCTGGCTCTCCGCTACGACTATATCTGGTTCGTTCCTTCCGGCGCGATTAAAGAGGATCTCAGCCACAACGCGGTCTGTGCGCTGCCGATCAACTCATCCGGCCCGGGCGAGCCAGTGGGCATCATTACGCGTACCGGCGCAGAGCTCAGCCTGAGTGCCGAAGTGCTGATGTCTACCATTCGTAAATTTCACAGCTAG
- a CDS encoding methyl-accepting chemotaxis protein — protein sequence MGMLKNFTIRAVMLTILGLFCLLWTGVGLYSIHSLGALSEGNEVDRHLVEQMTVLSKGNDQYFRVVTRLSRVMESKAAGKTLTDESYAPVQQALDGMTQQLARFKQLAPGPMNPEVVDGVIQSWQKLLDEGVTPQFQLARQPTPDAYRQQANNVTPALSRAFGVSAEKFSQGAAQKLDTTRVEVDHLTATTKTIITITVIIGLFILLFTDRYLVTMLVRPLESIRNHFAVIATGDLSQPVNEFGRNCVGKLVPLLSAMQDSLREAVSAIRSGTENISRGAAEISAGNNDLSSRTEEQAAALEQTAASMEQLTATVKFNADNARQASLLAETATTTAQRGGQLVSEVVSTMDGISGSSKKIAEITNVINGIAFQTNILALNAAVEAARAGEQGRGFAVVASEVRNLAQRSANAAKEIATLIEESVQRVGKGAELVSTTGGTMNNILKSVQDVDAIMKQIASASEEQSKGISQVGTAVTEMDSVTQQNASLVEEVSAAASALALQTEALQASVSKFRLSSERQSAPVTGNKPAAPKAPVLSAPQAKPADNGDWVTF from the coding sequence ATGGGAATGCTCAAAAATTTTACCATTCGCGCAGTGATGCTCACGATTCTGGGGCTGTTTTGCTTACTGTGGACCGGCGTCGGGCTGTATAGCATCCACTCTCTTGGCGCGCTCAGCGAAGGCAACGAGGTTGACCGTCATCTGGTTGAGCAAATGACGGTGCTGAGCAAAGGAAACGATCAATATTTTCGTGTTGTCACGCGCTTGTCCCGTGTGATGGAAAGCAAAGCGGCAGGTAAAACCCTGACCGACGAATCGTACGCGCCGGTGCAACAGGCGCTGGATGGTATGACCCAGCAACTGGCACGCTTCAAACAGCTCGCCCCCGGTCCGATGAACCCGGAAGTCGTGGATGGTGTGATTCAGAGCTGGCAGAAGCTGCTGGATGAAGGCGTAACGCCACAATTTCAGCTGGCGCGTCAGCCAACACCTGATGCTTATCGCCAGCAGGCGAACAACGTCACTCCGGCATTAAGCCGCGCGTTTGGCGTCAGCGCAGAGAAATTCAGTCAGGGTGCAGCTCAAAAGCTGGATACCACCCGCGTTGAAGTTGATCACCTCACCGCGACGACGAAAACAATAATTACCATCACGGTCATCATTGGTCTGTTTATTCTGCTGTTTACCGACCGCTATCTGGTAACGATGCTGGTTCGTCCGCTGGAAAGCATTCGCAACCATTTCGCCGTGATTGCCACGGGTGACCTCAGCCAGCCGGTCAATGAATTCGGTCGCAACTGTGTGGGTAAACTGGTTCCGCTGCTGAGCGCCATGCAGGATAGCCTGCGTGAAGCGGTTAGCGCCATTCGCAGCGGTACTGAGAATATCTCGCGTGGGGCGGCAGAAATTTCTGCAGGTAACAATGATCTCTCATCACGCACTGAAGAGCAGGCCGCTGCGCTGGAGCAGACTGCAGCCAGCATGGAGCAGTTGACTGCTACGGTGAAATTCAACGCTGATAACGCCCGTCAGGCCAGCCTGCTGGCTGAAACCGCCACCACGACGGCACAGCGAGGCGGCCAGCTGGTCAGCGAAGTGGTCAGCACCATGGATGGCATTTCAGGCAGTTCGAAGAAAATTGCTGAGATCACCAACGTGATTAACGGTATCGCTTTCCAGACCAATATTCTGGCGCTGAACGCCGCCGTTGAAGCGGCTCGTGCCGGTGAACAGGGTCGGGGTTTTGCTGTAGTGGCGTCTGAAGTACGTAACCTTGCCCAGCGCAGTGCCAATGCGGCCAAAGAGATCGCGACTCTGATTGAAGAGTCCGTTCAGCGTGTGGGTAAAGGCGCCGAGCTGGTGAGCACCACCGGCGGCACCATGAATAATATTCTGAAATCGGTACAGGATGTGGATGCGATTATGAAACAGATCGCCTCCGCCTCAGAAGAGCAGAGCAAAGGCATTTCTCAGGTGGGAACAGCAGTCACAGAAATGGACAGTGTCACGCAGCAAAACGCCTCACTGGTTGAAGAGGTTTCCGCCGCCGCAAGCGCGCTGGCGCTGCAGACAGAAGCGCTGCAGGCCTCTGTGTCGAAGTTCCGTCTTTCCAGTGAACGCCAGAGCGCACCTGTCACCGGCAATAAACCGGCTGCGCCAAAAGCCCCGGTGCTAAGTGCGCCTCAGGCCAAACCTGCTGATAATGGCGACTGGGTCACCTTCTGA
- a CDS encoding LysR family transcriptional regulator has product MSRLSLPVNAIHAFLVTARHLNLTHAARELCLTQGAVSRKIAALEQWLGVTLFDRHARGLRLTPQGAALLPELQQGFELMVKASEKVRRSQVSIRLKAPTCAMRWLVPRLMALEQQRPELHVALTTTLDHATQLENFDAAIVYGKPHPEGVCLFCESLTPVMAANQPCPDSPAALTAMTFLHPTADTRDWQCWLKAQQVTLSMKRNQHFATMDLAISAAIQGFGVAIADSNLVESDIASGRLIKPFAGEVKTGAVYSLLQRPAQDAPPFLAELVAWLSRDQKVTQSPLSAGLA; this is encoded by the coding sequence GTGTCACGCTTATCGCTGCCGGTTAATGCCATTCACGCCTTTCTGGTGACCGCCCGTCATCTCAATCTGACCCATGCAGCCCGTGAGCTGTGTCTGACTCAGGGTGCCGTCAGTCGCAAGATCGCCGCGCTGGAGCAGTGGCTGGGTGTCACACTGTTTGATCGCCACGCGCGTGGCCTGCGGCTCACGCCACAGGGCGCCGCGCTGCTACCCGAATTGCAGCAGGGTTTTGAACTGATGGTTAAGGCCAGCGAGAAAGTCCGCCGCAGTCAGGTCAGCATTCGCCTGAAAGCGCCGACCTGTGCGATGCGCTGGCTGGTCCCCAGGCTGATGGCGCTGGAACAACAGCGCCCTGAACTGCATGTGGCCCTGACGACAACGCTGGATCATGCTACGCAGCTTGAAAATTTTGATGCCGCGATTGTCTATGGCAAGCCGCATCCCGAAGGCGTCTGCCTGTTCTGTGAGTCACTAACACCGGTAATGGCAGCGAATCAGCCCTGCCCGGACTCTCCGGCGGCGCTGACTGCCATGACCTTTTTGCATCCCACCGCAGACACCCGTGACTGGCAGTGCTGGCTGAAAGCGCAGCAGGTCACACTCAGCATGAAGCGAAACCAGCATTTTGCCACGATGGATTTAGCGATCAGTGCAGCGATTCAGGGATTTGGCGTGGCGATTGCCGACAGCAATCTGGTGGAGAGTGATATCGCCAGCGGCAGGCTGATTAAGCCGTTCGCTGGCGAGGTTAAAACGGGCGCCGTTTACAGTCTACTGCAACGGCCTGCGCAGGATGCGCCACCGTTCCTGGCGGAACTGGTGGCGTGGCTTAGCCGGGATCAGAAGGTGACCCAGTCGCCATTATCAGCAGGTTTGGCCTGA
- a CDS encoding carboxylesterase/lipase family protein has protein sequence MKNETGLRIMTAEGELRGGMDDDLFVFKGIPYAAAPQGALRWRPPQPVIPWQHVRDATAFGSSAWQNRTYCQAVGGGDPGEFSEDCLYLNVWTPDVEPSTPLPVMVWLHGGGYTIGAGGLAPYSGKPLASRGAVVVTLNYRLGHLGFFSHPALDAEYPAAGTVNNFGLLDQIAALQWVQRNIPAFGGDRRNVTLFGESSGARSVLSLCCSPLAEGLFHKGIVQSAYSLPDTPLKKARQQGVAVARHFGLPADVSAEALRALPADAFWSLDGPLAIPPVPIAGDAVLPEPMLKTFMAAKQHRLPLMAGSNSDEASVLEYFGVDATAVLQQLRDKNRLTYRTLKWMYDIHDDHLLGRAVARDMAFTLVPWLVMRAQHNAGMPGWRYWFDYVSEHAYDLYPHGTWHGNEVPYVLNTLSQMPDPNENRPFSDTDRAFAEQVSDYWFTFARDATEYKHQLEGEVAWPAWHPGQDVTMSLGQEHKSGLVLKRNFMRARMRLFRLLMTHLVRL, from the coding sequence ATGAAAAACGAAACGGGTCTGAGGATCATGACTGCTGAGGGAGAGTTACGTGGAGGCATGGATGATGACCTTTTCGTATTTAAAGGCATACCTTATGCGGCGGCACCGCAGGGCGCACTACGCTGGCGCCCGCCTCAGCCAGTGATACCGTGGCAGCATGTGCGCGATGCCACGGCGTTCGGGTCATCTGCCTGGCAAAATCGCACGTATTGCCAGGCTGTGGGCGGCGGCGATCCCGGTGAGTTTAGTGAAGATTGTCTCTACCTGAATGTCTGGACACCCGATGTCGAACCGTCAACGCCGCTGCCGGTGATGGTGTGGCTGCACGGAGGAGGCTACACCATTGGTGCGGGCGGCCTGGCACCGTACAGCGGCAAACCGCTGGCGTCCCGGGGCGCAGTGGTGGTCACCCTTAACTACCGACTGGGTCATCTCGGCTTCTTCTCACACCCGGCCCTGGACGCTGAGTATCCTGCCGCGGGCACGGTAAACAACTTTGGTCTGCTTGACCAGATTGCCGCACTGCAGTGGGTGCAGCGCAACATTCCTGCATTCGGCGGCGACCGCCGCAATGTGACGCTTTTCGGTGAATCCTCTGGTGCGCGCAGTGTGCTGTCACTCTGCTGTTCACCACTGGCCGAAGGGCTGTTTCACAAAGGCATCGTACAGAGCGCCTATAGCCTGCCGGACACGCCGCTGAAAAAAGCGCGTCAGCAGGGCGTCGCTGTAGCCCGCCATTTTGGACTGCCGGCCGATGTCAGCGCAGAGGCGTTGCGCGCACTGCCCGCTGACGCCTTCTGGTCGCTGGACGGCCCACTGGCGATTCCGCCGGTACCCATTGCCGGTGACGCCGTTTTGCCTGAGCCCATGTTGAAAACCTTTATGGCGGCAAAACAGCACCGTCTGCCGCTGATGGCAGGCAGTAACAGCGATGAGGCCAGCGTTCTGGAATATTTTGGTGTTGATGCTACTGCAGTGCTGCAGCAGTTACGCGACAAAAATCGACTCACTTACCGTACGCTTAAATGGATGTATGACATCCATGACGATCATCTATTGGGACGCGCCGTGGCACGCGATATGGCTTTCACGCTGGTGCCATGGCTGGTGATGCGGGCACAGCACAATGCGGGCATGCCGGGCTGGCGATACTGGTTTGATTATGTTTCAGAGCATGCGTACGATCTCTATCCACACGGTACCTGGCACGGTAATGAAGTGCCCTATGTATTGAATACTTTGAGCCAGATGCCCGATCCCAACGAAAATCGTCCGTTCAGTGATACCGATCGGGCCTTTGCTGAGCAGGTCAGTGACTACTGGTTTACCTTCGCCCGAGATGCCACAGAATATAAGCACCAGCTGGAAGGCGAGGTCGCCTGGCCCGCCTGGCATCCGGGGCAGGATGTGACAATGTCACTTGGTCAGGAGCATAAAAGCGGATTGGTTCTGAAGCGAAACTTTATGCGCGCCCGAATGCGTCTCTTCAGATTATTAATGACGCATCTGGTCAGGCTGTAG
- the smrA gene encoding DNA endonuclease SmrA has product MNLDDNDLFRDAMGDVTPLKDTTTTLWLKAPSTKAPRKPPGESELENFLTRGDLEIIPLNTQLEYKADGIQQGILDKLRRGEYKLDASLNLLRQPVETCRQALFNFMMQAHKQGLRNLLIIHGKGRDNESHANIVRSYLARWLQQFDDVQTFCVAQTRHGGGGALYVGLRKTDKARLENRERHAKRSR; this is encoded by the coding sequence ATGAACCTTGATGATAACGATCTTTTTCGGGATGCCATGGGCGATGTCACGCCATTGAAAGACACCACCACGACCCTGTGGCTGAAAGCCCCTTCAACCAAAGCACCACGCAAACCGCCGGGCGAATCTGAGCTGGAGAATTTCCTGACCCGGGGTGACCTGGAGATTATCCCACTTAATACGCAGCTGGAATATAAAGCCGACGGCATCCAGCAGGGTATTCTGGATAAACTCCGTCGGGGTGAATACAAGCTGGATGCCAGTCTCAACCTGTTACGGCAACCGGTGGAAACCTGCCGTCAGGCGCTGTTCAATTTTATGATGCAGGCACACAAACAGGGATTACGAAATTTGCTGATCATTCACGGCAAAGGACGTGATAACGAGTCACATGCCAATATCGTACGAAGCTATCTCGCGCGCTGGTTACAGCAGTTTGACGACGTACAGACTTTTTGCGTGGCACAGACCCGCCATGGCGGAGGCGGTGCGCTCTACGTGGGTTTACGTAAAACCGATAAAGCGCGCCTTGAAAACCGCGAGCGACATGCGAAACGCAGCCGCTAG
- the uspE gene encoding universal stress protein UspE yields MSQYQNILVAIDAQQDDQPALRRAVYLNQRIGGRIKAFLPIYDFSYEMTTLLSPDERASMRQGVISQRTEWIREQARAYLDAGVDIDIKVIWHNRPFEAIIQEVLAHQHDLVLKMAHQHDRLESVIFTPTDWHLLRKCPCPVWMVKDQPWPEGGKAIVAVNLASEEPHHDGLNQKLIRETMKLAEKVNQTEVHLVGAYPITPINIAIELPDFDPSVYNDAIRGQHLVAMKALRQKFSIGEEFTHVAKGLPEEVIPDLAAHLGAGVVVLGTIGRTGLSAAFLGNTAEQVIDHLRCDLLALKPDDFKSPIDLDDEEDEED; encoded by the coding sequence ATGTCCCAGTACCAAAATATTCTGGTCGCCATTGATGCCCAGCAAGACGATCAGCCCGCGCTGCGACGTGCGGTCTATCTGAATCAACGTATCGGCGGAAGAATTAAAGCCTTCCTGCCTATCTATGACTTCTCATATGAAATGACCACCCTGCTTTCGCCGGATGAGCGCGCGTCTATGCGCCAGGGTGTCATCAGCCAGCGTACCGAATGGATCCGCGAGCAGGCCCGCGCTTATCTTGATGCCGGTGTCGACATTGATATCAAAGTGATCTGGCATAACCGCCCCTTTGAGGCCATCATTCAGGAAGTGCTCGCTCATCAGCATGATCTGGTGCTGAAAATGGCGCATCAGCATGACCGCCTGGAGTCCGTGATTTTCACCCCGACCGACTGGCATCTGCTGCGTAAATGCCCGTGCCCGGTCTGGATGGTCAAAGATCAGCCGTGGCCGGAAGGCGGTAAAGCCATTGTCGCCGTCAATCTTGCCAGCGAAGAGCCGCATCACGATGGCCTGAATCAGAAGCTGATTCGTGAAACGATGAAGCTGGCGGAAAAGGTGAATCAGACCGAAGTCCACCTTGTCGGTGCCTACCCGATTACCCCAATCAATATTGCTATCGAACTGCCCGATTTTGATCCCAGCGTCTACAACGATGCTATCCGGGGTCAGCATCTGGTGGCCATGAAAGCACTGCGCCAGAAATTCTCAATTGGTGAAGAGTTCACCCACGTGGCTAAAGGCTTGCCGGAAGAGGTTATCCCCGATCTGGCCGCGCATCTCGGTGCCGGCGTAGTCGTGCTGGGCACCATCGGAAGGACCGGACTATCAGCGGCGTTCCTGGGCAATACGGCGGAACAGGTGATCGATCATCTGCGTTGCGATCTGCTGGCGCTTAAGCCTGACGATTTCAAGTCGCCGATTGATCTGGATGATGAAGAGGACGAGGAGGATTAA
- a CDS encoding VOC family protein, with product MDNFISADLIRTRFSQAMSAMYQQEVPQYGTLMQLVATVNERVLEADSALKDRLTAADEIGRLNVERHGAIRVGTADELATLRQVFAVMGMHPVGYYDLSQAGVPVHSTAFRPVTDAALRRNPFRVFTSLLRPELIDDAALREKAAEILSARNIFTPRCRALLQLHQQQGGLTEEQAGEFVTEALETFRWHAHSSVDSQTYQALNQQHRLIADVVCFPGCHINHLTPRTLDIDRVQQLMPSRGIDPKTLIEGPPRRQVPILLRQTSFKALEEPIIFKEGHQGTHTARFGEIEQRGAALTPAGRALYDRLLSEAGSGQDNQQHQQHLSTIFRDFPDDETTLRQQGLAWFHYRLSEKGIATPPAQGESLETLIKEGRVLADPITYEDFLPVSAAGIFQSNLGDRAQVRSAGQASRQAFEAALGTPVLDEMALYEERQQRSLAQCGLREA from the coding sequence ATGGACAACTTTATCAGTGCGGACCTCATCCGCACCCGTTTCTCTCAGGCAATGTCAGCCATGTATCAGCAGGAAGTGCCGCAATATGGCACGCTGATGCAGTTGGTCGCAACCGTTAATGAACGCGTACTGGAAGCGGATAGTGCGCTGAAAGATCGCCTCACGGCTGCTGATGAAATCGGCCGACTTAATGTTGAACGTCATGGCGCGATCCGTGTCGGCACCGCAGACGAACTCGCCACACTGCGACAGGTGTTTGCAGTGATGGGAATGCATCCGGTTGGCTATTACGATCTCTCTCAGGCAGGGGTGCCGGTGCACTCCACCGCGTTCCGGCCAGTAACCGATGCGGCACTGCGGCGCAACCCCTTCCGGGTCTTTACCTCGCTGTTACGCCCTGAACTGATCGACGATGCGGCGCTGCGCGAAAAAGCGGCGGAGATTCTCTCTGCGCGCAACATTTTCACTCCCCGTTGCCGGGCGTTGCTGCAACTGCATCAGCAGCAGGGCGGATTAACGGAGGAGCAGGCCGGTGAATTTGTGACTGAAGCGCTGGAAACCTTCCGCTGGCATGCTCACAGCAGTGTAGACAGCCAGACCTATCAGGCGCTGAACCAGCAGCACCGGCTGATTGCGGATGTAGTCTGCTTTCCCGGTTGTCACATCAACCATCTTACGCCGCGCACACTGGATATCGACCGTGTCCAGCAACTGATGCCGTCGCGCGGTATCGATCCGAAAACCCTGATCGAGGGGCCGCCTCGTCGTCAGGTCCCCATCCTGTTACGTCAAACCAGCTTTAAAGCGCTGGAAGAGCCGATCATCTTTAAAGAAGGTCATCAGGGAACGCATACGGCGCGCTTCGGGGAAATTGAGCAGCGCGGGGCAGCGCTGACGCCCGCAGGACGCGCACTCTACGATCGATTACTGAGCGAGGCGGGCAGCGGTCAGGATAATCAGCAACACCAGCAACATCTGTCGACGATTTTCCGCGATTTCCCTGACGACGAAACCACGCTGCGCCAGCAGGGACTGGCGTGGTTTCATTATCGCCTGAGCGAAAAGGGTATTGCTACGCCGCCTGCCCAGGGGGAATCGCTGGAGACCCTTATCAAAGAAGGGCGTGTACTGGCTGACCCCATCACCTATGAGGATTTTCTTCCCGTGAGCGCAGCAGGCATTTTTCAGTCTAACCTTGGCGATCGGGCGCAGGTTCGTTCGGCGGGACAGGCGAGCCGGCAGGCGTTTGAAGCCGCATTGGGTACCCCTGTGCTGGATGAAATGGCGTTATATGAAGAGCGCCAGCAGCGCTCACTGGCGCAGTGCGGCCTGCGCGAGGCCTGA
- a CDS encoding MFS transporter, with protein sequence MTSIEAVDVRQLINQQQLSPWQKRLIALCFIVVALDGMDIAIMGFIAPTLKAAWGVTNHQLGVVISAALIGLALGAMVAGPLADRYGRRMMIILSVFFFGLWTLATALSQNIEQMMLFRFLTGLGLGAAMPNVGTLVAEYAPERRRAFLITVVFCGFTFGAASGGFAASWLLPRYNWHSVLLLGGILPLLVLPLLIRGLPESVRFLISRGAPAARIHAILDRMMPGKTRPDCAFHAPEVSVPAGGAIGTVLSRRYLFGSTMLWGGYFMGLFMVYLIGSWLPSLVNTLGMSVTEAAIITAMYQAGGTLGSLFAGWMMDRFNANLALAAIYGCGGLFIVALGFSPAEVGMMSAIAFCSGFCFNGANTGMNALSASYYPTHARATGSSWMHGVGRIGAILSAFVGAEMMSLGWSFSVIFLLLAIPAVITTLMLLLKNRYGFKPITDS encoded by the coding sequence TTGACCAGCATCGAGGCGGTAGATGTCCGCCAGCTTATCAACCAGCAGCAACTGAGCCCCTGGCAAAAGCGGCTCATTGCTCTCTGCTTTATCGTGGTAGCACTCGATGGCATGGACATTGCGATTATGGGTTTTATTGCGCCGACGCTTAAAGCCGCGTGGGGCGTAACAAATCATCAGCTCGGCGTTGTCATCAGCGCCGCCTTAATCGGTCTGGCGCTGGGTGCGATGGTAGCGGGGCCGCTGGCTGACCGTTATGGCCGTCGCATGATGATTATCTTAAGCGTTTTCTTTTTTGGTCTCTGGACGCTGGCAACCGCGCTGTCACAAAACATTGAACAGATGATGCTGTTCCGCTTCCTGACCGGGCTGGGGCTGGGTGCCGCAATGCCCAACGTCGGTACGCTGGTGGCGGAGTATGCGCCTGAACGGCGGCGGGCATTTCTTATCACCGTTGTGTTCTGCGGCTTCACCTTTGGCGCGGCCAGCGGGGGATTTGCCGCTTCATGGCTGCTCCCGCGCTATAACTGGCACTCCGTGCTGCTACTGGGCGGCATACTGCCGCTGCTGGTGCTGCCATTACTGATTCGTGGCCTGCCGGAATCCGTGCGATTCCTCATCAGTCGTGGTGCACCGGCTGCCCGCATTCACGCCATCCTTGATCGGATGATGCCGGGCAAAACCCGACCAGACTGTGCGTTTCACGCGCCGGAAGTCAGCGTGCCGGCGGGTGGCGCGATCGGCACCGTCCTGTCACGCCGCTATCTGTTTGGCAGCACGATGCTGTGGGGTGGCTATTTTATGGGACTGTTCATGGTCTACCTGATTGGCAGCTGGCTGCCATCACTGGTCAACACGCTGGGCATGTCTGTCACCGAAGCGGCGATTATCACCGCGATGTATCAGGCTGGCGGGACGCTGGGATCGTTGTTTGCAGGCTGGATGATGGATCGCTTTAATGCCAATCTGGCGCTGGCAGCGATTTACGGCTGTGGCGGGCTGTTTATCGTGGCCCTTGGCTTTTCGCCAGCCGAAGTGGGCATGATGAGCGCAATCGCTTTTTGCAGTGGCTTCTGTTTCAACGGCGCTAACACCGGCATGAATGCCTTATCCGCCAGCTACTATCCCACGCACGCACGCGCCACTGGCTCCAGCTGGATGCATGGTGTGGGCCGCATTGGTGCGATTTTAAGCGCTTTCGTCGGTGCAGAGATGATGTCACTCGGCTGGTCTTTCAGCGTTATCTTTCTGCTGCTGGCGATACCGGCTGTGATCACTACCCTGATGCTGCTGTTAAAAAACCGCTATGGCTTTAAGCCGATCACAGATTCGTGA